The following proteins come from a genomic window of Archocentrus centrarchus isolate MPI-CPG fArcCen1 chromosome 3, fArcCen1, whole genome shotgun sequence:
- the LOC115777684 gene encoding transcription factor E2F5-like, whose amino-acid sequence MDPEDSSHSPDEDRNTPEQIPKYRRSLRSLHVLTTKFIQLLQESKSGELDLRDAIRVLAVGQKRRIYDITNVLEGIGLIVKISKSNIKWIGTTFRENTQLLANRVLELKSELKDLEQREHILDQQKRWVEQSIKNLTEDCRNLTYVSHEDICSCFCGHTLLAVQAPPGTQLDVPIPKAVQNRPARYQIHLKSVRGPVDVVLLNKCSVSSAPVVLPVPPPEEVLQRASLAMSAWQEENSNASNTTDESKERDLSNQLQDQTEAPRGTLNTNLITQLLASEVFSPLLRLSPPPSEHDYACDLDASEVTCKLFDIPVLKACGYMS is encoded by the exons ATGGATCCTGAAGATAGCTCACACAGCCCGGACGAAGACCGCAACACGCCAGAACAAATCCCCAAATACAGGAGGAGTCTGAGGAGCCTTCATGTGCTCACCACGAAGTTCATCCAGCTGCTACAAGAGTCTAAAAGCGGCGAGCTGGACCTGAGAGAC GCTATCAGGGTCCTGGCTGTCGGACAGAAGAGGCGAATCTACGACATCACAAATGTGCTGGAGGGCATCGGTCTGATTGTGAAAATATCCAAGAGCAACATAAAGTGGAT AGGCACAACGTTCAGAGAGAACACACAACTGTTAGCCAACAGAGTGTTGGAGTTAAAGTCTGAGCTAAAGGACTTGGAGCAAAGGGAACATATTTTGGACCAGCAGAAACGCTGGGTCGAACAGAGCATCAAGAATTTAACAGAAGACTGCAGGAA TCTGACATATGTGAGTCATGAAGATATCTGCAGCTGCTTCTGTG GCCACACACTTTTAGCAGTGCAAGCACCACCTGGTACACAGCTAGATGTCCCCATTCCCAAAGCT GTCCAGAACCGCCCGGCAAGGTACCAGATCCATCTGAAAAGTGTCAGAGGACCCGTAGATGTCGTACTTCTAAACAAATGCTCCGTCAGCTCTGCTCCTGTTGTACTTCCAGTCCCACCGCCTGAAGAAGTTTTACAGCGTGCCAGCTTAGCCATGTCTGCGTGGCAAGAAGAAAACAGTAACGCCAGTAACACAACTGATGAATCCAAAG aacggGATTTATCTAATCAACTTCAGGACCAAACAGAGGCACCCAGAG gaacGTTGAACACAAATCTAATCACACAGCTCTTGGCCTCTGAAG TTTTTTCACCACTCCTCCGTCTGTCTCCGCCCCCATCTGAACATGATTATGCCTGTGATCTGGATGCGAGTGAAGTCACCTGCAAACTTTTTGACATCCCTGTGCTCAAAGCCTGTGGTTACATgagttaa
- the slc38a7 gene encoding sodium-coupled neutral amino acid transporter 7 — protein sequence MSVNADVEDWGGAGSNDSGERAWLLQSPSVDSVQQLEPDRRSSGVSSMGAVFIVVNAALGAGLLNFPAAFNMAGGVTAGVVLQMFMLIFIISGLVILGYCSQVSNEATYQEVVRATCGKVTGVLCEVAIAVYTFGTCIAFFIVIGDQLDRLIAAAAHNADGTDSHYWYTDRKFTIAVTAVIVILPLSIPKEIGFQKYASALSVMGTWYVTIVVIIKYIWPDKEVIPGYIPTSSASWTAVFNAMPTICFGFQCHVSSVPVFNSMRRKEIKPWGVVVTFSMIICLFVYTGTGVCGFLTFGSSVSQDVLMSYPPDDIAVAIARAFIIICVVTSYPILHFCGRAVIEGLWLRFQGEQVEVCVRRERRRRILQTLVWFFVTLILALFIPDIGRVISLIGGLAACFIFVFPGLCLMQAKLSETDSRSASWHGLVIFGVAMVTLGAFIFGLTTTNSIYQDIVN from the exons ATGTCTGTTAACGCTGATGTCGAGGACTGGGGTGGTGCTGGCAGCAATGACTCTGGAGAAAGGGCATGGCTCTTACAGAGCCCCAGCGTGGATTCTGTTCAGCAGCTCGAGCCTGACAGGAGGAGTTCGGGCGTGTCCTCTATGGGAGCCGTCTTCATTGTGGTGAATGCGGCGCTGGGAGCAGGTCTACTCAATTTCCCCGCAGCCTTTAATATGGCAGGAGGTGTAACTGCAGGAGTGGTGCTTCAGATG TTTATGCTGATCTTCATAATCAGCGGCTTGGTGATCCTTGGCTACTGCTCCCAG gTCAGTAATGAAGCTACTTACCAGGAGGTTGTTCGAGCCACTTGTGGAAAAGTCACAGGAGTTTTATGTGAAGTTGCCATTGCTGTCTACACATTTGGCACCTGCATTgctttctttattgtcattggaGACCAGCTCGATCGCC tgattgCTGCGGCGGCTCATAATGCGGACGGCACAGACTCTCATTACTGGTACACTGACCGCAAATTTACCATCGCTGTGACTGCAGTAATTGTCATTCTTCCTCTCTCCATCCCCAAAGAGATTGGCTTTCAGAAGTATGCCAG tGCTCTGAGTGTGATGGGAACCTGGTACGTTACCATAGTGGTCATCATAAAGTATATTTGGCCGGACAAAGAAGTGATTCCAGGCTATATTCCTACCAG TTCTGCTTCCTGGACTGCAGTTTTTAATGCAATGCCCACCATATGCTTTGGTTTCCAG TGCCATGTCAGCTCCGTGCCAGTGTTCAACAGCATGAGGAGGAAAGAGATCAAACCTTGGGGAGTTGTCGTCACTTTCAGCATGATAATCTGCCTTTTTGTTTACACAGGAACAG GTGTCTGTGGCTTCCTGACATTTGGCTCCAGCGTCAGTCAGGATGTGTTGATGTCATATCCTCCCGATGACATCGCTGTAGCCATTGCAAGAGCTTTCATCATTATCTGTGTGGTCACCTCCTACCctattttacatttctgtggCAG GGCAGTTATAGAGGGACTTTGGCTGCGTTTCCAAGGCgagcaggtggaggtgtgtGTACGTCGTGAACGGAGGAGGAGGATCCTGCAGACGCTTGTGTGGTTTTTCGTCACCCTCATCCTTGCCCTCTTCATCCCAGACATTGGTCGCGTGATCTCACTGATTGGAGGATTGGCAGCCTGCTTTATCTTTGTCTTCCCAG GTTTGTGTCTGATGCAAGCCAAGCTCTCAGAGACAGACAGCAGATCTGCAAG CTGGCACGGGCTGGTCATCTTTGGTGTTGCCATGGTTACACTCGGAGCATTCATCTTTGGCCTCACAACAACAAACTCCATCTATCAAGACATCGTCAATTGA
- the LOC115778094 gene encoding lysosomal protective protein codes for MLGGGLLLFLLAVFPLGSRAQYAPDEVKHLPGMTFKPSYRQWSGYLQARPGKFLHYWFVTSQRDPVKDPLVLWLNGGPGCSSLDGFLSENGPFHVNDDGATLYENEFSWNKIANVLYLESPAGVGYSYSDDEKYATDDDQVAQDNYKALQNFFYKFPNFTQNEFFIFGESYGGIYAPTLSLLVATGKAKINFKGFAVGNGLSSFSYNDQSLIYFGYYHGLFGEDLWRDLNINCCKDGTCNFYNSSSETCTTLVNVAFGLVYNSGLNEYALYLDCEGQRRSSRVYERTMSLLFRNYRNHPHTHKFSAPVSSSTTLGEVPPCINSTAQMNWLNRGDVRKALHIPATLPPWDICSDTVGGLYTTLYSTMKNVYLKLLSLGLRALVYNGDTDMACNFLGDQWFVEDLGLEPTTKYQTWIHEDQIAGFYQMFGNVTFLTVKGAGHMVPQWAPGPALHMFQSFVTNSNY; via the exons ATGCTCGGTGGGGGTctactgctgtttttgctggcCGTGTTTCCGCTCGGCTCGCGGGCTCAGTACGCGCCGGACGAAGTGAAGCATCTGCCCGGTATGACGTTCAAACCGAGCTACCGACAGTGGTCAGGATACCTGCAGGCGCGGCCGGGCAAGTTTCTGCATTACTG GTTTGTAACTTCTCAGAGGGACCCAGTCAAAGACCCTCTGGTGCTCTGGCTGAATGGCGGCCCCGGCTGCAGCTCGCTGGATGGATTTCTCTCAGAGAATGGACCATTTCAt GTAAATGATGATGGGGCTACGCTGTACGAGAATGAATTCAGCTGGAACAAGATTGCCAATGTGTTGTATCTCGAGTCGCCTGCAGGTGTGGGATACTCCTACTCTGATGATGAGAAATATGCAACTGATGATGACCAG GTTGCTCAAGATAATTACAAAGCCCTGCAGAATTTCTTCTACAAGTTCCCAAACTTCACTCAGAATGAGTTCTTTATCTTTGGGGAGAGTTACGGTGGAATTTATGCACCAACACTCAGCCTGCTTGTGGCCACAGGAAAAGCCAAAATCAACTTCAAG GGCTTTGCAGTGGGGAATGGCCTCAGCAGCTTTAGTTACAATGACCAGTCTTTGATCTACTTTGGTTACTACCATGGCCTCTTTGGAGAAGA TTTGTGGCGTGACCTGAACATAAATTGCTGTAAGGATGGAACCTGCAACTTTTACAATTCCAGTTCTGAGACATGCACGACTCTG GTTAATGTGGCCTTTGGTCTCGTGTATAATAGTGGACTTAATGAGTATGCCCTTTACTTGGATTGTGAGGGTCAGAGAAGATCCAGCAGAGTCTATGAGAGGACCATGAGTCTTCTGTTTAGGAACTACAGGAatcacccacatacacacaag ttttcagcaccagtgagTTCCTCCACTACTCTGGGTGAAGTCCCTCCCTGCATCAACAGCACAGCTCAGATGAACTGGCTGAACAGAGGTGACGTGAGGAAAGCTTTGCACATTCCAGCTACGCTGCCTCCTTGGGATATCTGCAG TGATACAGTTGGAGGACTCTACACAACGCTGTATTCAACAATGAAAAACGTGTACCTGAAGCTGCTCTCTCTGGGCCTCCGTGCACTCGTCTACAACGGAGACACAGACATGGCCTGCAACTTTCTGGGAGACCAGTGGTTTGTGGAGGATCTCGGCTTGGAG CCAACCACCAAATACCAAACCTGGATTCATGAGGACCAGATTGCTGGCTTTTATCAGATGTTTGGAAACGTCACTTTTCTGACTGTTAAG GGTGCAGGTCACATGGTTCCTCAGTGGGCTCCAGGTCCAGCTCTCCACATGTTCCAGTCTTTCGTAACAAATTCAAATTACTGA
- the LOC115774074 gene encoding aspartate aminotransferase, mitochondrial has protein sequence MALLKSNKIIYCLGTISPSLGVLSARSSSWWGGVQMGPPDPILGVTEAFKRDTNPKKMNLGVGAYRDDQGKPFVLSCVRKAEAIIAAKQLDKEYLPIGGLGEFNKACAQLALGDASEVLKSGRSITVQTISGTGSLRVGANFLARFHAGPRDVYLPKPSWGNHTPIFRDAGMQLKAYRYYDPSTCGFDFKGALEDISKIPEQSVILLHACAHNPTGVDPRSEQWKEIADLVKKRNLLVFFDMAYQGFASGDIDRDAWAVRHFIEQGHNILLSQSFAKNMGLYGERVGGFTIVCKDAEEAKRVESQLKILIRPIYSNPPMNGARIAATILNTPELRSLWLEEVHGMANRIIKMREQLVAGLKKQGSSHNWQHVIDQIGMFCFTGLKPEQVERLTNEFSVYMTKDGRISMAGVTSGNVGYLAEAIHAVSK, from the exons CTCCTGGTGGGGTGGAGTGCAGATGGGTCCCCCTGATCCCATTCTGGGGGTGACTGAAGCCTTCAAGAGGGACACAAACCCCAAGAAGATGAACCTGGGAGTGGGAGCGTACAGGGATGATCAGGGAAAACCTTTTGTCCTCAGCTGTGTTCGCAAG GCAGAGGCTATTATTGCAGCTAAACAGCTGGATAAGGAGTACCTTCCCATTGGTGGTCTGGGGGAATTTAACAAAGCCTGTGCTCAGCTGGCGCTTGGTGATGCAAGTGAGGTTTTGAAAAGTGGCAGA AGCATCACTGTCCAGACCATCTCAGGAACTGGATCCCTGCGTGTTGGAGCCAACTTTTTG GCTCGATTCCATGCAGGGCCACGTGATGTGTACCTGCCCAAACCCTCCTGGGGGAACCACACACCCATCTTCAGAGATGCTGGCATGCAGCTCAAAGCTTACCGTTACTATGACCCCTCTACCTGTGGCTTTGACTTCAAAGGAGCTCTGGAGGACATCTCT AAAATCCCAGAGCAGAGTGTGATTCTGCTGCATGCATGTGCTCACAACCCTACTGGTGTGGACCCCAGGTCCGAGCAGTGGAAGGAGATTGCTGACCTCGTGAAG AAAAGGAACCTGCTCGTGTTCTTCGACATGGCCTATCAGGGCTTTGCAAGTGGAGACATTGATCGTGATGCCTGGGCTGTCCGCCACTTCATTGAACAGGGCCACAACATCCTGCTGTCCCAGTCCTTTGCCAAGAACATGGGACTCTATG GTGAACGTGTTGGAGGCTTCACCATAGTGTGCAAAGATGCAGAGGAGGCGAAGAGGGTGGAGTCACAACTTAAGATCCTTATCAGGCCCATTTACTCCAACCCGCCAATGAATGGCGCCAGAATTGCAGCAACTATTCTCAACACACCAGAACTGCGCTCACTGTG GCTGGAGGAGGTCCATGGTATGGCTAACCGCATCATTAAGATGAGAGAGCAGCTGGTGGCCGGTTTGAAAAAGCAGGGCTCCTCCCACAACTGGCAGCACGTCATCGACCAGATTGGGATGTTCTGCTTCACAGGACTCAAGCCAGAACAG GTCGAGCGCCTGACAAACGAGTTTTCAGTGTACATGACCAAGGATGGGAGAATTTCCATGGCAGGTGTGACCTCTGGAAACGTGGGCTACCTGGCAGAGGCGATCCATGCGGTCTCCAAGTAG